One Helianthus annuus cultivar XRQ/B chromosome 12, HanXRQr2.0-SUNRISE, whole genome shotgun sequence genomic region harbors:
- the LOC110894275 gene encoding glucan endo-1,3-beta-glucosidase 11 — protein MGVLVSDNRFIVLLFVTFANVWIASAFTGTYGVNYGRIADNIPAPESVVTLMKAAKIKNTRIYNADHEVLKAFKGSGIEIIIGLPNELLKEIGASQDRAMDWVKQNVEPFVPATRISGVAVGNEVLGGADQGLWEVLLPAVKNIYHALDLLHLADDVEVSSPHSAGVFGSSFPPSAGAFKESLMPYMKPLLEFFSRTKSPFYINTYPFLAYISDPEHIDINYALFKKNPGIYDEKTKLHYYNMFEAQLDATYAALEKAGFGKMEVIVSETGWASKGDPNEVGATVENARTYNLNLRKRLLKKKGTPYRPKKIVKAYVFAMFNENLKPGPTSERNFGLFKADGSIAYDIGFTGLVPSSATSLFSFKRYGMMYAVGAAALVLIIT, from the exons ATGGGTGTCTTAGTATCGGATAATCGATTCATCGTTCTTCTCTTCGTTACATTCGCCAATG TTTGGATTGCTAGTGCATTCACGGGTACGTATGGAGTCAACTATGGAAGAATAGCCGATAACATACCCGCCCCCGAAAGTGTTGTGACACTTATGAAAGCCGCAAAGATCAAAAACACGCGAATATATAACGCTGACCATGAAGTTCTCAAGGCGTTTAAAGGGTCGGGAATAGAGATCATTATCGGCCTCCCGAACGAGCTCTTGAAAGAAATAGGTGCAAGCCAAGATCGAGCCATGGACTGGGTGAAACAAAATGTGGAACCCTTTGTACCCGCGACCCGTATTAGTGGGGTCGCGGTTGGAAACGAGGTGTTAGGTGGTGCTGATCAAGGACTCTGGGAGGTTTTACTACCCGCGGTGAAAAACATCTATCATGCCCTTGACTTGCTTCACCTAGCCGACGATGTTGAGGTTTCGAGCCCACATTCGGCTGGTGTGTTTGGTAGTTCGTTCCCTCCATCGGCCGGGGCGTTTAAGGAAAGCCTCATGCCCTATATGAAACCGCTTCTCGAGTTTTTCTCACGAACAAAGTCGCCGTTTTATATAAACACTTACCCATTTCTCGCATACATTAGTGACCCCGAACACATCGATATCAATTACGCTCTCTTTAAAAAGAATCCCGGGATATACGATGAGAAAACTAAACTTCACTATTATAACATGTTCGAGGCACAACTCGACGCGACCTATGCCGCTTTAGAAAAAGCAGGATTCGGTAAAATGGAAGTTATAGTGTCGGAAACGGGGTGGGCTTCAAAAGGCGACCCAAACGAAGTCGGGGCCACGGTTGAGAACGCGAGAACTTACAACCTCAACTTACGTAAACGACTACTTAAAAAGAAGGGTACGCCTTACAGGCCTAAGAAGATAGTTAAGGCGTACGTGTTCGCCATGTTTAACGAGAACCTAAAGCCCGGCCCGACTTCCGAGAGAAACTTCGGGCTTTTTAAAGCGGATGGTAGTATCGCGTATGATATTGGGTTCACTGGGCTTGTACCCTCTTCAGCAACGTCTCTATTCTCTTTCAAG CGCTATGGGATGATGTATGCAGTAGGTGCTGCAGCTTTGGTCCTGATTATAACCTAA
- the LOC110892521 gene encoding uncharacterized protein LOC110892521, with protein sequence MHGFGRPQQQQVIQQIVPQQLPTQGPPIQRQIPQQQQVGQMFQPPPQQFVPQRQQVQRPMGPPHPRVRLGVPRRHNRDAVRGIEAHFRPVITYNPSLIVIPQNNQGRTFGVRTNSLQSLPKYKGLATEQPYFHLEAYDSICNTIGGQGFSSDEVKLVLFQFSLEDRAKRWFYTLPSASIYTWAEMQQIFLEEFFTAQKTNDARRSLRSFQQHQREMFHEAFEWFNLMLKNLPSSWYRIVGIVERGFHEGLNTEDARDLMSITNGTFGTNYE encoded by the coding sequence ATGCATGGTTTTGGTagacctcaacaacaacaagttATACAACAAATTGTTCCACAACAATTGCCAACACAAGGGCCACCAATTCAAAGACAAATTCCTCAACAACAACAAGTGGGGCAAATGTTTCAACCACCGCCTCAACAATTTGTGCCTCAAAGACAACAAGTTCAAAGACCAATGGGTCCACCACATCCAAGAGTTCGGTTGGGTGTGCCAAGAAGACATAACCGGGATGCTGTGAGGGGTATTGAAGCACATTTTAGGCCGGTGATTACCTACAATCCGTCACTGATAGTCATTCCTCAAAACAATCAAGGGAGGACGTTTGGAGTAAGAACAAATTCCCTCCAGAGTTTACCAAAGTATAAGGGTTTAGCAACGGAGCAAccttattttcatttggaggcATATGATTCCATATGTAATACTATCGGTGGGCAAGGGTTTTCTTCGGATGAGGTCAAATTGGTGCTATTTCAATTTTCGTTGGAGGATAGAGCAAAGAGATGGTTTTATACCTTACCATCGGCTTCGATTTATACATGGGCGGAGATGCAACAAATATTTCTAGAAGAATTTTTCACGGCTCAAAAGACCAACGATGCAAGAAGAAGTTTGAGAAGCTTTCAACAACATCAACGTGAGATGTTTCATGAAGCTTTTGAATGGTTCAATTTAATGCTAAAAAATTTGCCCTCATCATGGTATCGAATTGTGGGAATTGTTGAACGCGGGTTTCATGAGGGTTTGAATACCGAAGATGCCCGTGACTTAATGTCTATCACGAATGGTACATTCGGTACCAATTATGAGTAA